The region GCGGGGGTGGCGGAAGCACAGGGGTCGAGCATGCGCAGGACTGCCAAATCGGGTCGATACGGCAGTCCTGCGCATGCTCGCGATGGAGGGCGGCCCTCAGTGCTCGTCGGAGCGCTTGAGCACCTCGGACAGCCGGTTCGCGGCACTCATCACCGCGGCGGCGTGCATCCGACCCGGCTGTCGCGTCATGCGCTCGATCGGGCCCGAGATCGACACCGCCGCCACCACGCGCCCCGACGGGCCGCGGACCGGAGCCGACACCGAGGCCACCCCGGCCTCGCGCTCCGCGACCGACTGGGCCCAGCCGCGCCGTCGCACACCCGAGAGGATCGTGGCGGTGAAGGAGGCGCCGTGCAGCCCGCGGTGCAGCCGGTCCGGCTCCTCCCACGCGAGCAGGATCTGCGCGGCCGACCCCGCCTGCATCGCGAGCTGGACCCCGACCGGGATCGAGTCGCGCAGCCCCATCGGCCGCTCGGCCGCGGCCACGCAGATGCGCGAGTCGCCCTGGCGGCGGAACAGCTGCGCGCTCTCGCCGGTGTGGTCGCGCAGCGCTGTCAGCACGGGACCGGCGGCGGCGAGCAGCCGGTCCTCGCCGGCGGCGGCAGCCAGCTCGGCCAGCCGCGGGCCGAGAACGAAGCGCCCCTGCAGGTCGCGGGCGACCAGGCGGTGGTGCTCCAGGGCGACGGCGAGGCGGTGCGCCGTCGGGCGCGCCAGGTGCGTCGCCGCGACCAGCTGGGCGAGCGTCGAGGGGCCCGCCTCGAGCGCACCCAGCACGATCGCCGCCTTGTCGAGAACGCCCACTCCACTTGTGTCCATGCGCTGATACTGGCGTCTCGCTCGCTGAGACGCAAGTTCGCGCGCCGGAGAGTTCGAGCACAATCGCCGCAACGGTTCGTCCGCCCGGCTGCACGATCTGCTCGCCGGGCGCAACGCGATGAGGTGAGCGGTATGGGCAAGACCCTGGCTGAGAAGGTGTGGGAGGCGCACATCGTGCGCAAGGGGAGGACGGCGCGCCCGACCTCCTGTACATCGACCTCCACCTGTGCCACGAGGTCACCAGCCCGCAGGCGTTCGAGGGTCTGCGGCTCGCGGGCCGCCCCGTACGCCGCCCGGACCTCACGATGGCGACCGAGGACCACAACACCCCCACGCTCGACATCGACCTGCCGATCGCGGACCTCACGAGCCGCACGCAGATCGACACCCTGCGCAGCAACGCGGCGGAGTTCGGCGTCCGCATTCACTCCTCGGCGACGCCGACCAGGGGATCGTGCACCAGGTCGGCCCGCAGCTCGGCCTGACGATGCCGGGCATGACGGTCGTCTGCGGCGACTCCCACACCTCCACGCACGGCGCCTTCGGCGGTCTCGCGTTCGGCATCGGCACGAGCGAGGTCGAGCACGTGCTCGCCACCCAGACGCTCCCGCTGCAGCCGTTCAAGACCATGGCGATCAACGTCGTCGGCGACCTGCCCCCCGGCTCCACGAGCAAGGACATCATCCTGGCGATCATCGCCAAGATCGGCACGGGCGGCGGCGCCGGCTACGTGCTGGAGTACCGCGGCGAGGCCATCGAGAAGCTCTCGATGGAGGCCCGCATGACGATCTGCAACATGTCGATCGAGGCCGGCGCCCGCGCGGGCATGATCGCCCCCGACCAGACGACCTTCGACTACGTCGAGGGTCGCCCGCACGCCCCGCAGGGCGAGGACTGGGACGCCGCCGTCGAGTACTGGCGGACGCTGCGCACCGACGACGACGCGACCTTCGACGTCGAGGTGGAGCTCCGCGCGAGCGACCTGGAGCCGTTCATCACCTGGGGCACCAACCCCGGTCAGGGTCTGCCGATCAGCGCCTCGATCCCCGTGCCCGAGCAGATCGCGGACGAGAACGAGCGCGTCGCCGCCGAGCGCGCCATCGAGTACATGGGTCTGATCCCCGGTCAGCCGCTGCGCGAGATCAAGGTCGACACGGTCTTCATGGGTTCGTGCACCAACGGCCGTATCGAGGACCTGCGCTCGATCGCCAAGGTGATCCAGGGGCGCCACAAGCACGACGACGTCCGCGTGCTCGTCGTCCCCGCCTCCGCCCGGGTGCGGCTGCAGGCCGAGGCCGAGGGTCTGGACCGGATCTTCCTGGACTTCGGCGCCGAGTGGCGCAACGCGGGGTGCTCCATGTGCCTCGGCATGAACCCGGACCAGCTCGCCCCCGGCGAGCGCTCCGCCTCGACGTCGAACCGCAACTTCGAGGGTCGCCAGGGCAAGGGCGGCCGCACGCACCTCGTCTCGCCGCTCGTGGCCGCGGCGACGGCGATCCGCGGCACGCTGTCCTCGCTCAGCGACCTCGACCTGCCGGACGGCACCGACCTGACCACCTTCGACGGCACGCCCCTGGCACCCCTGGACCCCGCGGTCCTGGTCCAGGTCTGAGCGCGAGCGAGAGGGAGCACACCATGGAGAAGTTCACGACCCACACCGGCGTCGGCGTCCCGCTGCGCCGCAGCAACGTCGACACCGACCAGATCATCCCGGCCGTCTACCTCAAGCGCGTCACGCGCACCGGGTTCGAGGACGCGCTGTTCGCGGCCTGGCGCGGCGACCCCTCCTTCATCCTCAACCAGGACGCGTACAAGGCCGGCACGGTGCTGGTCGCCGGGCCCGACTTCGGGACCGGCTCCTCGCGCGAGCATGCCGTCTGGGCGCTGAAGGACTACGGCTTCAAGGTCGTGCTCGCCTCCCGCTTCGCGGACATCTTCCGCGGCAACTCGGGCAAGCAGGGCCTCGTGGCCGGCATCGTGGCGCAGGAGGACATCGAGCTCCTGTGGAAGATCCTCGAGAACGACCCCGGCACCGAGGTGACGGTCGACCTCGAGCACCGCACCGCGAGCGCGGGCGAGGTCACCGTGCCGTTCCAGATCGACGACTACACGCGCTGGCGCCTCATGGAGGGGCTCGACGACATCGGCCTGACCCTGCAGCACGAGGCCGACATCACCGCGTTCGAGGCCACGCGCGAGAGCTGGCGCCCGAAGACCCTCCCGGCGCGCACGCTGCCGAAGGTCGAGATCGAGGCGGCACGCGGGTCGGCCTGACCTCGGGGCGGACGGGCGTGTCCTAGGCTCGGGGACCGCACCCACCCGCACCACCCAGGACGGCCCGATCCATGACGACCACGCTCGGACGGATGCCCGCATCCCCGAGCACCCCGACGGCGCATCGCCCGCCCGAGGGCCCGGTCACCCGTCGCGAGACGCGTCCGCACCCCGAGCGCCCGACGGCGGAGCGCGCCCCCGCGCCGCCGGTTCCGGCGCATCGCCCCTTCGCTCACCTGCGGGGGCTCGACGGCGTCCGCGCGCTCGCCGTCGTCGCGGTCCTCGCCTACCACGCGGGGGCCACGTGGCTCCCGGGCGGGTTCCTGGGCGTCGACGTCTTCTTCGTCCTGTCCGGCTTCCTCATCACCGCGCTGATCGGGCACGAGGTCGCGACGACGGGGCGCCTCGACGTCGCCAGCTTCTACCGCCGCCGCATCGCCCGCCTGGTGCCGGCGCTGTGGACGGTGGTCGCCGCCGTCGCCGTCGCGGGCCTGGTCTGGCGCGAGCAGCTGGACGCGCTGCGCGGGGAGATCCTCGCCGCGCTCACGTACTCCTCGAACTGGTGGCAGATCGCCACCGACAGCTCCTACTTCTCCTCCGGCGGACGACCGCCGCTCCTAAGGCACCTGTGGTCGCTCGCGCTCGAGGCGCAGTTCTACCTCGCGGCGCCGCTGCTCGCGTGGGTGCTGCTGCGGTGGGGGCGCCGCGTGCTCGGTCGGATCGCGCTCGGGTTCGCGCTCGCCTCGACGGCGCTGATGGGGGCCTGGGCGGTCGTGGCCGAGATGCCCGTGCCGTTCGATCCCTCGCGCCTGTACTTCGGCACCGACACCCACCTCGCGCCGATCATGACGGGGGTCGCGCTCGCGTGCGTGTGGCGGCCCTGGCGCAGCTGGCCGGCGGGGTCGGTGGGGTCGATCTCGACGGCGTCGGCACCCTCGCGAACGTCGACGGGGACGAGCTGGCTGCGGGGCAGCGACGTCACGCCGCGCTGGCGCGCCGGGGCGCTCACCGACGTCGTCGGCGCCGGAGCCCTGGTGGCCGTGGTCGGCGTGATGGCGACGGCGACGGAGCTGTCGAGCGGCCTGTACCGCGGCGGGTTCCTGTCCTTCAGCCTGCTGGCCGCCGTGCTCGTGGCCGCGGCCGCCCACCCGGGCACGCTCCTGGGCCGCGCGCTCGCGCTGCCGCCGCTGCGCTGGCTCGGCACGCGCTCCTACGGCATCTACCTGTGGCACTGGCCGGTCTTCGTGCTCGCCCGGCCCGGGCTGGACGTCCCGGGCCCCGAGTGGCTCGTCCAGGTCCTCCGCATCGCTCTCGTCCTGGGGGTGGCCGAGATGTCCTACCGCTTCGTCGAGCAGCCGGTGCGCCGGGGTGCGCTGCGGCGCTGGGTCACCTCCCTGCGCTCCACCACCCGTCCGCGCGGGCGGCGTCGGGTGGCCGCGGTCGCGCTCGTCGCGGTGACGGCGCTCGCGCTCGCCGTCGCGTTCGTGCCGGGGCGGACGTCCGACGTCGAGCGCGCGTGGCAGAGCGCGCAGTCGCGCAGCGCGCCCGAGGTCTCGGCGCAGGGGGCGCCGGCGCCGGGCCCGACGGCGCCGTCCGCCGGGTCGACGACGCCGACACCACCGCCGGACGCGGCACCCACCGCTCCGGCGGGTGCGACATCCCTGGCTCCGGCGCCGGACGCCACCGCCCGGCCCGGCCCCGCGACCACGGAGCCGGGCGCGGCGCCGGCGCCCACCCCGGCCGAGGTCCTGGGGAGCGTCACAGCCGTCGGCGACTCGGTCCTCGCGATGGTCGCGCCCGACCTGGAGGCCCTGGGCGTGAGCGTCGACGCCGAGACGTCGCGGCAGTTCCGCCCCATGGTCGACCTCGTGATCGCCGCGCGCGACGCGGGGACGCTGGGCGACACCGTCCTCGTGCACGGCGGCACCAACGGCCCGATCCAGGAGGCGGACCTGCGCCGGCTCCTGGACGCCACGACCGATCGACGCGTCTTCCTGGTCGACGTCGAGGCGCCGGTCGCGTGGGAGGAGCCGAACAACGAGCTGCTGCGGCGCGTGGCGGCGGAGTATCCGAACACGGCCGTCGTCGACTGGTCGGCGACGGCCCAGGCGCATCCGCAGTGGCTCTACGACGACGCGATCCACCCGCGAGAGGGCGAGGGCACGGCCGGGGTGGCGGCGCTGCTCTGGGACGCGATCCAGCCGGACTGAGGTGAGACGGGCCGGGGTGAGACGGGCCGAGGTGAGCGGGACGCGTCAGGAGGCGCGCGCCGCGGCCTCGACCGCACCGCGCAGGTAGCGCACGACGACGGCGCGCTCGGAGTCGCTCAGCGACGCGTCCAGGCGCGCGAGCGCCCCGAACATCTCGCCCAGGTGCGAGACGACCTCCCGCCGGGCGGAGGCCGTCAGCACCACCTCGGTCCGGCGGCGGTCGCTGACGTGCGGGCGGCGCTCGACGTGCCCGCGCGCCTCGAGACGGTCGACGATGCCGGTGGACGCCGCCGTCGAGACGTCGAGGAGGCGGGCGATCTCCGCCGGCCCGATGGGGGCGCGCGCGAGGTGCTCCAGCGCGTGCACCTCTGTCTCCGAGAGCCCGGCCGCGCCCGCGAGGTGGCTGCGGACGCCGGACTCGAGCCCCATGACCTCACGCAGCAGCGTGAGCGACTCGGTCTGCTCCCAGGCACCGGGGGTGGTCAGGTCGACCTCGGTCACACTGCTCACCTCGTTCGTCGGATCCGTGGAGCCATCAGTCTATCGCCCGCCGTATAGTTAAGCGACTTAGCAACTAGCGGAGTGTCATACGGGCTGCGACGCCCGACGACGAGAGGCGACGAATGTCAGGACCGATCAGGCACCGCGCGAGGATCTGGCTGCTCGCCCTCATCCCCCTCGTCCTCGGCGTGCTGATGATCACCGTGGTCGGCGGCGGCGAGCGCGACCGGCTCCCGACCGACCAGCTCCCGGCGGGCTACGACTCGACTCTCGGCGCCGAGCTCGCCGAGAGCCTCCCCGACGAGGCGGGGTCGACCGCCGTCGTGGTCTTCACCGCCGACACGCTCACCCCCGACCGGCTCGGCGGCATCGGCGCGCTGCTGACCGACGTCACGGGTGCCGAGCCGGTGCTCGTCCCGTCGCAGGACGGCACCGCCGCCCTCGGCATCGTCCCGATCGAGGCGACCAGCGCGAGCGCGGTGGCCGACGCCGTCGTCGAGCTGCGCGGCGAGCTCGACGCCGGGGCGCCCGACGGCGTCACCGCCCAGGTGACGGGTCCGGCGGGTATCGAGGCCGACCTCGCCTCGGTGTTCGACGGCGCGGACGTGCGGCTGCTCGCGGTCACCGCCCTCGTCGTCGCCGTCCTCCTCGTGATCACCTACCGCAGCCCGATCCTGTGGGTGGTCCCGCTGGCCGTGGTGGGCGTCGCCGACCAGACCGCCGCCGCCGTCGCGACCCGCGTGCTGGCGGCGTTCGACGTCGCGTGGGACGAGTCGACCACGGGCATCCTGTCGGTCCTCGTGTTCGGCGCCGGCACCAACTACGCGCTGCTGCTCATCTCGCGCTACCGCGACGAGCTGCGCCGGACGCCGGACCGGTTCGCGGCGATGCGGCACGCGGTGCGCCGCACCGCGGAACCCGTGCTCTGCTCGGCCGGCACCGTCGTCGTCGGGCTCCTGACGCTCCTGCTGTCCCTCGTGCCGACCACGCGCGGCCTGGGGCTCGCGTGCGCCGTCGGCGTCGCGGTGGCCGCCTTCTTCGTGCTCGTCTGCCTGCCCGCCTGCCTGGTGCTGTTCGGGCGATGGGTGTTCTGGCCGCGCGCACCACGCGTGGGCGACCCGCTCGCGAGCGAGACGCGGTCGGTGTGGCGGCGCGTCGGCGACGGCGTGGCGCGCCGCCCGGTCGCGGTGGGCTCCGGCGTCGTCGTCGTGCTCGCCCTGCTCGCCGTCGGCAGCGCCCAGCTGCGTCTCGGCCTCGACACGGCCGAGCAGTTCCTGGCGAAGCCGGAGGCGATCGCCGCGGCGGAGCGCATCGCGGAGTCCTTCCCCGCCGGCACCTCGAACCCGACGCTCGTCACCACGCGCGCGGACGCCGCCGAGGTCACGGCCGCGATCGAGGGGGTCGACGGCGTCGCATCGGTCGCGCCGGCGGGTGCGGGCGACGGCGTCACGCAGCTCCAGGTGGTCCTGGACGTCCCCGAGGGGAGCGCGGCCTCGGACACGACCGTCCTCGCGATGCGGGACGCGCTCGCACCGCTGGCGGACACGCACGTCGGCGGTCCGGAGGCGCAGCGGCTGGACGCCACCGACGCCGCCGCACGCGACCGCGGCCTGATCATCCCGCTGATCCTCGGTCTGGTGCTGGTGGCGCTCGCGGCCCTGCTGCGGGCGGTCGTCGCACCGATCCTGCTGGTCGCGACGGTCGTGGGCACGTTCGGCGCGGCGCTCGGCGTCTCCTGGTGGATCTTCACGGGGGTGCTGGGCTTCTCGGCGCTCGACGAGGGTGCCGCTGCTGGCGTTCCTCTTCCTGGTCGCGCTCGGCGTCGACTACAACATCTTCCTCGTCACCCGGGCGCGCGAGGAGAGCCTCGCGCACGGTCCGCGGCAGGGGATGCTGCGGGCGCTCGGCGCGACCGGCGGCGTGATCACGAGCGCGGGCGTCCTGCTGGCCGCGGTGTTCGCGGTGCTCGGCGTCCTGCCGCTCGTGGTGCTGGCCCAGCTCGGCGTCGTCGTCTGCATCGGCGTGCTGCTGGACACGCTCGTGGTGCGCACGATGCTCGTGCCCTCGCTCGCCCTGGTGCTGGGGGAGCGGTTCTGGTGGCCGCGCCGGTCGCCACGCAACCCGTGACCTACCCCGCCGCCCGGGCATACGTTCGAGGGGAACCTCTCCCTCGGAAGGACGACCATGCGCACGCAGTACACCTTCACCGACCCGACCTCGCTCTACGCCGACATCCAGGCCCACCCCGACGACCAGACCGAGCCCGGTCTGGACCACGAGCTCCGCGACCGCGCCGACCTGGGGGAGGACACCTACACGGGCAGCGGTCGGCTGAGCGGGCGCAAGGCGCTCGTCACCGGAGCCGACTCGGGCATCGGCGCCGCGACCGTCATCGCGTTCGCGCGCGAGGGCGCCGACGTGGCGCTGGCCTACCTGCCGCAGGAGCAGGTGGACGCCGAGCGCGTGGCGGGGATCGCGCGGGAGGCGGGCGTCGCCGTCGCGCTCCTGCCCGGCGACCTCACCGACAAGGTGTACGCCCAGGGACTGCCCGACCGCGCCGTGGCGGAGCTCGGCGGGCTGGACATCCTGGTCAACAACGCCGGCAAGCAGATCTTCAACGACGACCTCACGACGCTGCCGGACGAGCAGTTCGAGCAGACCTTCACGGTCAACGTGGACGCGATGTTCTGGATCACGAAGGCCGCGCTGCCACACCTGCCGGCCGGTGCCACGATCATCAACACGACCTCGGTGCAGGCGTACTCGCCGTCGGACATCCTGGTCGACTACGCCTCGACGAAGGCGACGATCAACGCGTTCACGAAGGCCCTCGCGCAGCAGCTCGCGCCCAAGGGGATCCGGGTCAACGCCGTCGCGCCCGGGCCGATCTGGACCCCGCTGCAGGTGACGGACGGGCAGCCGCCGTCGGCCATCTCCGAGTTCGGGCAGGCCACGCCGCTGGGTCGGATGGGGCAGCCGGCCGAGCTCGCGCCCGCGTACGTGTTCCTCGCGTCGGCCGAGTCCAGCTACGTCCTGGGGGAGACGCTCAACGTCAACGGCGGGATGCCGACGCCCTGATCCGCCCTCGAGGCCCTGACGGGGTCCATCCGCCATGCGAGACGAAATCGTTCCCCGGGGAACGGCGTCGTGATCGCTCCTAGTCTCGCCAGCACCACCTGCTCGAGACTCCGGGAGCCCCGATGTCACGCACCACCACCGGCCGCCGCGCGGCCGGACTCGCCGCCGTCGTCACCACCACGGCGCTCCTCGCGGCCTGCGGCTCGGGTGGCGGCGGCGGATCGGCCGGGGAGCCTCGGCCGGGGGCGACGGCGAGCCCGCCACCGGCGGTGAGCTGCTGTACCTGGAGTACCAGCCGTACACGACGCTCTACCCGCCGCAGTCGGGCTTCTACCCCAACGGCGCGCTCATCGCGAACATCACCGACAAGCTGGTCTACCAGGACCCCGAGACCCTCGAGTTCTCGCCCTGGATCGCGACCGACTGGACGGTGAACGCGGACGCGACGGAGTACACCTTCAACCTGCGCGACGGCGTCACGTTCTCCGACGGCACCCCGCTCGACGCCGCGGTGGTCGCCAAGAACTTCGACGCCTACGGGCTGGGAGACGCCGAGGCGGGCTTCCCGGTCTCCGAGCAGATCAACAACTACGTCAGCAGCGAGGTCGTCGACGACGACACCGTCACCTTCCGGTTCTCGGCGCCCTCGCCGGGCTTCCTCCAGGCGACGTCGGCCAACGGCGCCGGCCTCCTCTCCTCGGCCACCCTGGACGGCGACCTCGACGACTACGCCCCCGGCAACGCCACCGGCGTGATCGGGTCGGGCCCGTTCGTGATCACCGAGGAGACGGTCGGCACGGAGCTCCTGCTCGAGGCGCGCGAGGACTACGACTGGGCGCCGGAGGCCTCCGAGCACCAGGGCCGGGCCTACCTCGACGCGGTCAGCTTCGCCATCACGCCGGAGGACAGCGTCCGCATCGGTGCGCTGACGTCCGGCCAGGCCGACGTCATCCGCTACGTCCAGGCCTACGACGAGGACCAGGTCTCGGGTGCCGGCCTGCAGCTGTTCGCGCCGCAGACCCAGGGTGTCAACAACAGCCTGTCGCTGCGCTTCACCAACGAGATCCTGGCCGACGAGAAGGTCCGCAGGGCCATCGTGGCCGGCGTGGACGCCCAGGAGGTCGTGGACACCGTCTTCACCGAGAACTACCCGGTCGCGACCGGCGTCCTCTCCCACACCGCGCTCGGGTACGTCGACCTGTCCGACCAGCTCGCGTACGACCCGCAGGAGGCGGAGCGCCTGCTGGACGAGGCGGGGTGGGTCCCGGGCTCCGACGGCATCCGCTCGAAGGACGGTCAGCGCCTCACGCTCGTCGCGAGCGAGGCCAAGCCGCAGCCGCTCTCGCGCGACACCCTCACGCTCGTGTCGCAGCAGCTGAAGGAGATCGGCGTGGACCTGCAGATCCTCGCGGCCGACTCCGGCACCTACGCCGAGGCGATCACCGACCCCGACCAGGTGCAGCTCTACCACTCGATGGTCGGGCGCACCGACCTCGACGTCATCAAGAGCCAGTACGCCTCGACCAACCGCGACGCCAACCTCAGCGACGACGCCGAGCTGGACCGCCTGCTCGGCCTGGTGGCCTCCACCGCGGACCCCGAGGCCCGGCTCGCCGCCAGCGCGGACGCGCAGCGCTACCTCGTCGAGCACGCCTACGTGATCCCGCTGTTCGAGGAGCCGCAGGTCTACGGCGCCCAGCCGTACGTGCAGGGCTTCGGCTGGGACACCGTGGCCCGCCCGATCTTCTACGACACCTGGCTGGAGCAGTGAGGTACGCCGCCGGTCGCCTCGCCTCGGCGGCCGGCGTGCTCCTGGCGGCGTTCACGATCGTCTTCCTGCTGCTGCAGGCGCTGCCGGGCGACGCCGTCATGATCCGCTTCGAGAACCCCGAGCTGGGTCTCACGCCCGAGCAGATCGCGAGCGTGCGCGAGAGCTACGGCGCCGACGTCGGGGTGCTCACGCAGTACTGGAGCTCGCTGTCCGGTGCGGTGCGCGGGGACTTCGGGTTCTCGGCCGCGTCGGGCGCCTCGGTCAGCACCCTGCTGGGCTCGGCGATCCCCTCCACGCTCCTGCTCGCGGGGCTGGGGTTCGCCGTCGCCGTCGTGCTCGCCGGTCTGCTCGCCCTCGGCGCGGCGCTCAGCCCGGCGGGCTGGCTGGCGAACGCGCTGCGGTCCCTGCCCTCGCTGTTCGTCTCCGTGCCGGTGTTCTGGCTCGGCATCGTGCTCATCCAGGTCTTCAGCTTCCGCCTCGGCCTGATCTCCGTGATCCGCCCCGGTCCGCTGGAGGCGCTGATCCTGCCGGTGCTCACGCTCGCGATCCCGATCAGCGCGCCGATCGCCCAGGTCCTCGTGCGGGCGATCGACGACGTCCAGACGCAGCCGTTCATCACGGTCGTGCGGTCCAAGGGCGCCGGCGAGGTCTGGATCCTGCTGCGCTCGGTGCTGCGCAACGCGGCGCTGCCCGCGCTGACGATCGCCGGTGTGCTGCTCGGGGAGCTGATCGGCGGGGCGGTGGTCACCGAGACCGTCTTCGCACGGTTCGGCGTCGGGCGCCTGACGGCCGACGCCCTGGACGCGCAGGACATCCCCGTGCTCCAGGCGATCGTCGTGCTCGCGGCGTTCGCGTTCGTCGTCGTCAACCTCGTGGTCGACCTGGTCGCGCCACTCATCGACCCGCGCCTCAAGCGCCGGGTCCAGGCTTGAGGAGGCGCGATGACCCTCGAGCTCCAGCGCACCGCGCTGCTGCCCACCGGTGCCGCACCCGGCACCCCGCCCGGCACGGACCCCGCCGCCCCCGCTCGCGTCGCCGTCGCCGCGCCCCGCGCGTAACCCTCGTGCTCGCCGTCGCGGTGCTCACCCTCGTGCTCGCGTGGGCCCTCGTCCCGCAGCTGTTCACGAGTGCCGACCCGTACGCGGGCGTGCCCGCCGACGCGCTGCAGGGACCGAGCGGCGCGCACTGGCTCGGCACCGACCCGACCGGGCGCGACCTGTTCGCCCGCGTGGTGCACGGCGCCCGCTACTCGCTCACGGGCGGCCTCGTCGCCGTCGCGGTCGGCCTCGTAGCAGGGACGGCGATCGGCGTCGTGGCCGGCTCGATCGGCACGATCGTCGACGAGATCCTCATGCGCGTCGTGGACGTGCTGCTGTCCATCCCCGGCCTGCTGCTCAGCCTGTCGGTCATCATCCTGCTCGGCTTCGGCACCACGAACGCGGCCATCGCCGTCGGCGTCACCTCGGTGGCGGCGTTCGCGCGGCTGTCCCGCTCGGAGGTCGTGCGCGTGCGCCGCTCCGACTACGTCGAGGCTGCGTTCGGCAGCGGCGGGCGCTGGGTCGGCGTGCTCTGGCGGCACGTGCTCCCCAACTCGCTCACGCCGGTGCTCGCGCTCGCCGCGCTGCAGTTCGGCACGGCCATCCTCGCGATCTCCACCCTCGGCTTCCTCGGCTACGGTGCGCCGCCGCCCACGCCCGAGTGGGGCCTGCTGATCTCCGAGGGCCGCAGCCACCTCGCGACGTCGTGGTGGCTCACCACGCTCCCGGGCGTCGTGGTGGTGCTCGTGGTGCTCTCGGCCAACCGGATCTCGGGTGCCATCTCGGCCGCGCGGGCGGTGCGCTCGTGAGCGGCGGCGCGGGGGCGGAGGCAGCCCGCGTGACCCCGGTGCTGGACGTCCGCGGACTCTCGGTCGGCTACGGCGGCCGCGGCGGCGTCACCCAGGTCACCCACGAGGTCAGCCTGACCGTGGCGCCCGGTGAGATGCTCGCCCTGGTCGGCGAGTCGGGTTCGGGCAAGACCACGACGGCGCAGGCCGCCCTGAACCTCCTGCCGCAGGGTGGGCAGGTGCTCGCCGGCTCCGTGCACCTCGAGGGCGAGGACGTCACCGACGCCCCGGCCTCCCGGTGGCGCTCGCTGCGGGGCCGCCGCATCGGCCTGGTCCCGCAGGATCCGGCCGGTTCGCTCGACCCCACCAAGCGGATCGGCGACTCCATCGCGGAGGCGTTCCGCATCCACCGCGCGGCGCCCCGGCGCGTGCTCGCGGGCCGGGTGCTGGAGCTGCTCGAGCGTGTCGGGCTCGACGACCCCGCGCGCCGCGCGAAGCAGTACCCGCACGAGCTCTCGGGCGGGATGAAGCAGCGCGTGCTCATCGCCGGCGCCATCGCTCTCGGCCCCGGCCTGCTCATCGCGGACGAGCCCACCTCGGCGCTCGACGTCACGGTGCAGCGCCGGATCATGGAGCTGCTCGACGACCTGCGCCGCGAGTCCGGCACCGGCGTCCTCCTGGTCACGCACGACCTGGCCCTGGCCGGCGACCACGCCGACCGCGTGCTCGTGCTGCAGGGGGGCCGGGTGCAGGAGGAGGGGCGCGCCGACGTCGTCCTCGCCGCGCCGGCCGCCGAGTACACGCGGCGGCTGCTCGCCGACGCGCCCACGCTCGCGACGCCGGTGCACCGGGTGGCGCGGGCGCCGGAGGTGGCGGACGCGGGTGTCGCGCCCGAGCTGACCGAGCCCCCGTGCTGGCGGTGCGCGACCTCGCGGTGACGTTCGGCGGCGGTCTGCTGAACCGCCGTGCGCCCTTCCGCGCGGTCGACGGCGTGAGCTTCGAGATCCCGCGGGGCACCACGCACGCGCTCGTGGGGGAGTCCGGCTCCGGGAAGACGACGACGGCGCGCGCCGTCGCCGCGTTCCAGGCCGCCGCCGAGGGCTCGATCACGCTCCTGGGCCGGGATGTGCGCACGCTCGGCGCCGGCGCTCGCCGGGAGCTGCGGCGGAACGTGCAGCTCGTCTACCAGAACCCGTTCGGCTCGCTCGACCCGCGCCGCACCGTGCTGGACTCGGTGGTCGAACCGCTGACGAACTTCGGGCTCGAGGCCTCGCCGTCGGCCCGGCGCGAGCACGCGGCCGCGGCGCTGACGCGTGTCTCGCTGCCGGCGGAGCTGCACCAGCGGCGCCCGCGCGAGCTCTCGGGCGGGCAGCGCCAGCGCGTGGCCATCGCCCGC is a window of Litorihabitans aurantiacus DNA encoding:
- a CDS encoding MMPL family transporter, which codes for MPLLAFLFLVALGVDYNIFLVTRAREESLAHGPRQGMLRALGATGGVITSAGVLLAAVFAVLGVLPLVVLAQLGVVVCIGVLLDTLVVRTMLVPSLALVLGERFWWPRRSPRNP
- a CDS encoding IclR family transcriptional regulator, translating into MDTSGVGVLDKAAIVLGALEAGPSTLAQLVAATHLARPTAHRLAVALEHHRLVARDLQGRFVLGPRLAELAAAAGEDRLLAAAGPVLTALRDHTGESAQLFRRQGDSRICVAAAERPMGLRDSIPVGVQLAMQAGSAAQILLAWEEPDRLHRGLHGASFTATILSGVRRRGWAQSVAEREAGVASVSAPVRGPSGRVVAAVSISGPIERMTRQPGRMHAAAVMSAANRLSEVLKRSDEH
- a CDS encoding MarR family winged helix-turn-helix transcriptional regulator, which gives rise to MTEVDLTTPGAWEQTESLTLLREVMGLESGVRSHLAGAAGLSETEVHALEHLARAPIGPAEIARLLDVSTAASTGIVDRLEARGHVERRPHVSDRRRTEVVLTASARREVVSHLGEMFGALARLDASLSDSERAVVVRYLRGAVEAAARAS
- the leuD gene encoding 3-isopropylmalate dehydratase small subunit, whose translation is MEKFTTHTGVGVPLRRSNVDTDQIIPAVYLKRVTRTGFEDALFAAWRGDPSFILNQDAYKAGTVLVAGPDFGTGSSREHAVWALKDYGFKVVLASRFADIFRGNSGKQGLVAGIVAQEDIELLWKILENDPGTEVTVDLEHRTASAGEVTVPFQIDDYTRWRLMEGLDDIGLTLQHEADITAFEATRESWRPKTLPARTLPKVEIEAARGSA
- a CDS encoding SDR family oxidoreductase codes for the protein MRTQYTFTDPTSLYADIQAHPDDQTEPGLDHELRDRADLGEDTYTGSGRLSGRKALVTGADSGIGAATVIAFAREGADVALAYLPQEQVDAERVAGIAREAGVAVALLPGDLTDKVYAQGLPDRAVAELGGLDILVNNAGKQIFNDDLTTLPDEQFEQTFTVNVDAMFWITKAALPHLPAGATIINTTSVQAYSPSDILVDYASTKATINAFTKALAQQLAPKGIRVNAVAPGPIWTPLQVTDGQPPSAISEFGQATPLGRMGQPAELAPAYVFLASAESSYVLGETLNVNGGMPTP
- a CDS encoding acyltransferase family protein, with the protein product MTTTLGRMPASPSTPTAHRPPEGPVTRRETRPHPERPTAERAPAPPVPAHRPFAHLRGLDGVRALAVVAVLAYHAGATWLPGGFLGVDVFFVLSGFLITALIGHEVATTGRLDVASFYRRRIARLVPALWTVVAAVAVAGLVWREQLDALRGEILAALTYSSNWWQIATDSSYFSSGGRPPLLRHLWSLALEAQFYLAAPLLAWVLLRWGRRVLGRIALGFALASTALMGAWAVVAEMPVPFDPSRLYFGTDTHLAPIMTGVALACVWRPWRSWPAGSVGSISTASAPSRTSTGTSWLRGSDVTPRWRAGALTDVVGAGALVAVVGVMATATELSSGLYRGGFLSFSLLAAVLVAAAAHPGTLLGRALALPPLRWLGTRSYGIYLWHWPVFVLARPGLDVPGPEWLVQVLRIALVLGVAEMSYRFVEQPVRRGALRRWVTSLRSTTRPRGRRRVAAVALVAVTALALAVAFVPGRTSDVERAWQSAQSRSAPEVSAQGAPAPGPTAPSAGSTTPTPPPDAAPTAPAGATSLAPAPDATARPGPATTEPGAAPAPTPAEVLGSVTAVGDSVLAMVAPDLEALGVSVDAETSRQFRPMVDLVIAARDAGTLGDTVLVHGGTNGPIQEADLRRLLDATTDRRVFLVDVEAPVAWEEPNNELLRRVAAEYPNTAVVDWSATAQAHPQWLYDDAIHPREGEGTAGVAALLWDAIQPD